A region from the Bacillus sp. Marseille-P3661 genome encodes:
- a CDS encoding Hsp20/alpha crystallin family protein: MDDFKKQQLQSIKDLHELMNQFFDDPFTSLFQQPFQVDVYDMGNKILVEAELPGFELKQIKIQPVYEGLRIVAEDHREIESFDSKKNYYKKERSINKLERIIPLPLEVTPQNTKAHYKNGILEIQILKNTGKGNKQSYIDIE, from the coding sequence ATGGACGATTTTAAGAAACAACAGCTCCAATCTATAAAGGATCTACATGAGCTTATGAACCAATTCTTTGACGATCCATTTACTTCATTATTCCAACAGCCATTTCAAGTTGATGTCTATGATATGGGAAACAAAATTCTTGTGGAAGCTGAGTTACCTGGCTTTGAACTAAAACAAATTAAAATCCAACCTGTTTATGAGGGTTTACGAATTGTAGCAGAAGACCATCGTGAGATTGAAAGCTTTGACAGTAAAAAAAATTATTATAAAAAGGAAAGAAGTATAAATAAACTGGAGCGAATTATTCCATTACCTCTCGAAGTGACACCTCAAAATACTAAAGCGCATTACAAAAATGGAATACTAGAAATTCAAATTTTAAAAAATACTGGGAAAGGCAACAAACAGTCATACATTGATATTGAATAG
- a CDS encoding Rdx family protein, whose translation MKLTIEFCMQUNYAPKAASFAEGLFSHFRHNITSLEMIPASGGVFEVTVDGEKLYSKEETGKFPNVEEFITTLESLR comes from the coding sequence ATGAAATTAACTATTGAATTTTGCATGCAGTGAAACTATGCACCAAAGGCTGCGAGTTTCGCAGAAGGATTATTTTCCCACTTTCGTCATAACATCACATCATTAGAGATGATTCCAGCTTCAGGAGGAGTTTTTGAAGTAACCGTTGATGGTGAAAAATTATACTCAAAAGAAGAAACGGGTAAGTTTCCGAATGTAGAAGAATTTATAACTACGTTAGAAAGCTTGAGATAA
- the selD gene encoding selenide, water dikinase SelD has translation MSNEKIRLTAMSTKAGUGCKIGPAELSQVLRLLPEREHDPNLLVGLDTSDDAGIYRVSDDLALIQTVDYFTPIVDDPYMFGQIAAANALSDVYAMGGQPKTVLNIVGFPIKKLGADMLAEILKGAAEKVKESGAILVGGHSIDDQEPKFGMAVTGYVHPEKFFRNVGAQPGDVLVITKPIGVGILTTGIKRGAVSEQQEKSVIETMATLNKTAAEELAGLEVHAVTDVTGFGLLGHACEMAKGSNVSFTINHAEVPILEGTHELAEKGIVPGGSKANYEWLKDDVEFTSEISESMQHILCDAITSGGLLVSLSSKDAKTYVEKLHNKGIHAAKIIGEVNANDSKKSIYVK, from the coding sequence ATGAGTAATGAAAAAATTCGCCTAACGGCTATGTCAACAAAAGCTGGCTGAGGATGCAAAATCGGCCCAGCCGAATTGTCGCAAGTTTTGCGATTATTACCAGAAAGAGAACATGACCCAAATCTATTAGTTGGTTTAGACACTTCAGATGACGCCGGCATTTACCGAGTTTCAGATGATTTAGCTTTGATTCAAACAGTCGATTATTTTACGCCGATTGTTGATGATCCATATATGTTTGGGCAAATCGCGGCAGCCAATGCTCTTAGTGATGTTTATGCAATGGGTGGACAACCAAAAACGGTCTTAAATATCGTTGGCTTTCCGATTAAAAAGCTAGGTGCTGATATGCTAGCCGAAATTTTAAAGGGAGCTGCAGAAAAAGTTAAAGAATCAGGGGCCATTTTAGTTGGTGGCCATTCTATCGACGACCAAGAACCTAAATTTGGAATGGCTGTTACCGGCTATGTGCATCCGGAAAAGTTTTTCCGAAACGTAGGCGCACAACCGGGAGATGTTCTTGTGATAACTAAACCTATTGGGGTTGGGATATTAACAACTGGAATCAAACGTGGTGCTGTTTCTGAGCAACAAGAAAAAAGTGTAATTGAAACAATGGCTACCCTTAATAAAACAGCTGCAGAAGAGTTAGCTGGCTTAGAAGTCCATGCAGTAACTGATGTCACTGGATTCGGTTTGCTAGGTCATGCATGTGAAATGGCTAAGGGAAGTAATGTAAGTTTTACGATTAATCATGCTGAAGTTCCGATCTTAGAAGGTACACATGAGCTTGCAGAGAAAGGCATTGTTCCGGGTGGTTCAAAAGCAAACTATGAATGGTTGAAAGATGATGTGGAATTCACATCAGAAATATCCGAAAGTATGCAGCATATTTTATGTGATGCGATAACATCAGGTGGTCTTTTAGTTAGTCTAAGTAGTAAGGATGCTAAAACTTATGTGGAGAAACTACATAATAAAGGAATCCACGCCGCAAAAATCATCGGTGAAGTAAACGCTAACGATTCAAAAAAATCAATTTATGTAAAATAG
- a CDS encoding selenium metabolism-associated LysR family transcriptional regulator — translation MNLNHLKAFEKVIQVKSFQEAAKLLSVSQPAITLRIQALEEHFNTKLVMRTTDGIQLTPQGEVIYAKVTEILKLWSELETQVQGDEPVGRLVLGASTIPSEYVLPTIIKEFKGDYPKVDFCMKISGSKDVVSWLNHRSVDVAITGEPSKNPSLYSIPILKEQLSIIAPIGVFDEDVYHFHDLLESEWILREKSSDTRASLEKMFETLNYSLDQIKIVGELGSTEAVIAAVEAGLGVSVVSSYAAERASHYGRVKIIKCIDFNITRSFYFSCLNENKTNNLISTFLTFIQRTLKK, via the coding sequence ATGAATTTAAATCATCTTAAAGCATTTGAGAAAGTTATTCAGGTGAAAAGTTTTCAAGAAGCGGCGAAACTACTTTCAGTATCACAACCAGCAATAACATTGAGAATTCAAGCATTAGAAGAGCATTTCAACACAAAGTTGGTTATGAGAACAACGGATGGGATCCAACTAACACCACAGGGTGAGGTTATTTATGCAAAAGTAACGGAAATCCTTAAGCTCTGGAGTGAACTTGAAACACAAGTTCAAGGTGATGAACCTGTTGGAAGGTTGGTGCTGGGGGCAAGTACTATTCCTTCAGAGTATGTGTTGCCGACAATCATAAAAGAATTTAAAGGCGATTATCCGAAAGTAGATTTTTGTATGAAAATCTCCGGTAGTAAGGATGTCGTATCTTGGTTGAACCATCGATCTGTTGATGTGGCTATTACAGGTGAACCTAGTAAAAATCCATCACTGTATTCCATCCCAATATTGAAGGAACAATTAAGTATTATTGCTCCCATTGGGGTGTTTGATGAGGATGTTTATCATTTTCACGATTTACTTGAAAGTGAGTGGATATTACGGGAAAAAAGTTCTGATACAAGAGCTTCGTTGGAAAAAATGTTTGAAACATTAAACTACAGTTTAGATCAAATAAAGATTGTCGGAGAATTAGGAAGTACAGAAGCGGTTATTGCTGCTGTAGAAGCGGGGTTAGGTGTATCAGTTGTATCATCGTATGCTGCTGAGCGTGCCAGCCATTATGGAAGAGTAAAAATTATTAAATGTATTGATTTTAATATAACAAGAAGCTTTTATTTTTCATGCTTAAATGAAAATAAAACTAATAATTTAATTTCAACTTTTTTAACCTTTATCCAGAGAACATTAAAAAAATAG
- a CDS encoding glycosyltransferase has protein sequence MSTPRIMLFTPYFSGNRGNSTTTKRIVDGLIQNGLEVSVFAYEEEIWTETIQAKVNRCDIIHVIHFYRFSSWLQRNEIKLTKPYILTSGGTDVNHYIFEEKYSEEMIDVLQNAKVITVFTEDAKKKMNQVYEGMNLSIEVIPQSIWFPKDRSQAKNVQLPEGNPRVLLPSGLRDVKDIFFLMDELKGLQEKYHDLQFLITGMVLDQEILSTLKRYMIDNSWIHFIENVPIEMMPTIYTWADYVLNTSISEGQSSALLEAMDMGCLVFARNNPGNASIIKDGENGYLFSSGDEFLEKFENVLHDIQTKERIRTNAKQYIQVQHDFNNEILSYIKVYKKCLEHS, from the coding sequence TTGTCTACACCACGGATAATGTTGTTTACTCCTTATTTCAGTGGAAACAGGGGGAATTCAACTACTACGAAGAGAATTGTTGATGGTCTTATTCAAAATGGATTAGAAGTTAGTGTTTTTGCCTATGAGGAAGAAATCTGGACAGAGACCATACAGGCGAAAGTAAATAGATGTGATATCATCCATGTGATCCATTTTTATCGATTTTCAAGTTGGCTTCAACGAAATGAAATCAAGTTAACAAAGCCCTATATTTTGACAAGTGGCGGTACAGATGTCAACCATTATATTTTTGAAGAAAAATATAGTGAAGAGATGATTGATGTTTTACAAAATGCTAAGGTTATTACTGTTTTTACAGAGGATGCCAAAAAAAAAATGAACCAAGTCTACGAAGGCATGAACTTATCTATTGAGGTTATCCCACAAAGTATTTGGTTTCCGAAAGACCGGAGCCAAGCAAAGAATGTACAGCTCCCAGAAGGGAATCCTAGAGTTTTATTGCCATCAGGATTAAGAGATGTAAAGGATATTTTTTTTCTAATGGATGAGCTGAAAGGTCTTCAGGAGAAATATCATGATCTACAGTTTCTAATTACAGGTATGGTTCTAGATCAAGAGATTTTGTCAACACTTAAACGATATATGATTGACAATTCATGGATACATTTCATTGAAAATGTACCAATCGAAATGATGCCAACTATTTACACTTGGGCAGATTATGTATTAAATACTTCAATTTCTGAAGGGCAGTCTTCAGCGTTGTTAGAAGCAATGGATATGGGATGCTTAGTGTTTGCACGTAATAATCCAGGAAACGCCAGCATCATAAAAGATGGTGAGAATGGATATCTATTTTCTAGTGGTGATGAGTTTCTAGAAAAATTTGAAAATGTATTACATGATATACAAACAAAAGAAAGAATAAGGACAAACGCGAAACAATATATTCAAGTACAACACGATTTTAACAATGAAATTTTGTCGTATATAAAAGTATATAAAAAATGTTTAGAGCACAGTTAA
- the selB gene encoding selenocysteine-specific translation elongation factor → MEEKFFTIGMAGHIDHGKTTLTKALTNVDTDRLKEEKERNISIELGYAPLHIDNEMQVSVIDVPGHERFIRQMIAGVAGIDLVVLVIAADEGVMPQTKEHLEILSFLGIQKGIVAVSKIDRVDEELLELVEEDIKDQLTGTVFEDAPMIFIDSLSKKGLEELKTQIKDELNSLQFRDSRGAFRLPIDQVFSVQGQGTVVRGTVYEGFVRKGSQLTILPAGISVKVRQIQVHHQETEVAKAGQRAALNLGGVTKNEVVRGDVLVSSEHFIVTDTIDITAQFVSDLQSPVKQRAPIKLHIGTTEVMGKIVFFDRNELFDEGDEVVCQLRLDHPIVSKRGDRFILRRPTPVETIGGGWVIDPKGSRYRFGEKTIEMLQQKKEGTPEDRVLSILRERKLLSLEDLQKYTSMDKEELTKAMSNEEAAIYQINQNNYALTADLDDIKSVIEAKLITLKEENSLKMGFNKTELVHFLQAQYPKQLIEFVIEKLISEGFLSKFDQYIHLGTFKPHYPDKWNKRMENAVLHLENSGLEVQPFEQYLKDAGIPIDFKDDLKRYLLLTKHAVAMDDNHIITMVAIDKAIRLMKSKTDETFAIKDAKEILGVSRKYLIPILEMFDSMKLTIRMDDKRKWVN, encoded by the coding sequence GTGGAAGAAAAGTTTTTTACGATTGGCATGGCAGGACATATCGACCATGGCAAAACAACATTAACAAAAGCATTGACGAATGTTGATACAGATCGTTTAAAAGAAGAAAAAGAAAGAAATATATCAATAGAGTTAGGATATGCACCGTTACATATAGATAATGAAATGCAAGTGTCAGTTATAGATGTTCCTGGACACGAACGCTTTATAAGGCAGATGATTGCTGGTGTAGCCGGAATAGATTTAGTTGTTTTAGTAATTGCAGCTGATGAAGGGGTAATGCCGCAAACAAAAGAGCATTTGGAGATACTTTCCTTTTTAGGGATACAAAAAGGTATTGTTGCTGTTAGTAAAATTGATCGTGTTGATGAAGAGTTACTAGAGTTAGTGGAAGAAGACATAAAAGATCAACTAACAGGTACCGTGTTTGAAGATGCCCCGATGATATTTATTGATAGCTTATCAAAAAAGGGATTAGAAGAGCTTAAAACCCAGATAAAAGATGAACTAAATAGTCTACAGTTTAGAGATTCACGCGGTGCGTTTCGTTTACCGATAGACCAAGTTTTTTCGGTTCAAGGGCAAGGTACGGTTGTCCGTGGGACAGTTTATGAAGGATTTGTTCGAAAAGGCAGCCAGCTTACCATCTTACCAGCAGGTATTTCTGTGAAAGTTCGACAGATTCAAGTTCATCACCAAGAAACTGAAGTGGCTAAAGCAGGTCAACGAGCTGCTTTAAATCTCGGTGGTGTTACTAAAAATGAAGTTGTCCGAGGAGATGTCTTGGTATCCTCTGAGCATTTTATAGTGACAGATACAATTGATATTACTGCTCAATTTGTATCGGATTTACAATCTCCTGTTAAACAACGTGCACCAATAAAGCTTCATATTGGCACAACTGAAGTTATGGGGAAAATTGTATTTTTTGACCGAAATGAATTATTTGACGAAGGCGATGAAGTAGTTTGTCAGCTCCGCTTAGACCATCCAATTGTATCTAAACGTGGCGATCGATTCATCTTAAGGCGACCAACACCAGTTGAAACGATTGGGGGCGGTTGGGTGATCGATCCAAAAGGTAGTCGGTATCGTTTTGGGGAAAAAACGATTGAAATGTTACAACAAAAGAAAGAGGGAACACCAGAAGATCGAGTTCTTTCTATTCTAAGAGAGCGAAAATTACTTTCACTCGAGGACTTACAAAAGTACACCTCAATGGATAAGGAAGAATTAACCAAAGCGATGAGTAATGAAGAGGCTGCTATCTATCAAATTAATCAAAATAATTATGCTTTAACTGCAGATCTCGATGATATAAAAAGTGTGATCGAGGCAAAACTGATAACTTTAAAAGAAGAAAATTCTTTGAAAATGGGCTTTAATAAAACAGAGCTAGTACACTTTTTACAAGCTCAATATCCAAAACAGCTAATTGAATTTGTAATAGAAAAGCTAATCTCGGAAGGATTTTTAAGTAAATTTGATCAATATATTCACCTTGGTACTTTTAAACCTCATTATCCGGATAAGTGGAATAAAAGAATGGAAAATGCTGTTCTTCATTTAGAAAATAGTGGTCTTGAAGTTCAACCTTTTGAACAATATCTCAAGGATGCAGGTATTCCGATAGATTTCAAGGATGATTTAAAGCGTTACCTACTCCTAACTAAACATGCGGTTGCTATGGATGACAACCATATCATTACAATGGTTGCCATTGATAAGGCTATCCGATTAATGAAATCAAAAACAGACGAAACATTTGCTATTAAGGATGCTAAGGAAATTCTCGGTGTGTCAAGAAAATATTTAATACCAATACTAGAGATGTTTGATAGTATGAAATTAACCATTAGAATGGACGATAAGCGAAAGTGGGTGAATTAG
- a CDS encoding glycerophosphodiester phosphodiesterase family protein: protein MKKFKRILKNIVIFLVLLIAFMYANNSSLFSRKDINPPILLAHRGMAQTFHMEGIQNDTCTAERIYEPEHPYLENTIPSIEAAFKAGADIVEFDVHPTKDGQFAVFHDWTLECRTNGNGVTREHTMEELKQLDVGYGYTANGGNTYPFRGQGIGMMPTLDEVLTQFQKQAFLIHIKSDDPNEGKQLAQYLSRLDEAQLSQLSVYGGDAPIAVLKQHLPSLRVMSLETMKSCLLPYLAVGWTGYVPNSCQNTQLHIPEKYAPLMWGYPNKFVTRMKNSNTRVILVAGDGGWSEGFDNEQDLERLPLDYTGGIWTNRIDIIAPLISH from the coding sequence ATGAAAAAGTTTAAGAGAATCCTGAAAAACATAGTTATATTTTTAGTTCTTTTGATTGCTTTCATGTATGCAAATAACAGTTCACTCTTTTCAAGAAAAGATATTAATCCGCCTATATTGTTAGCACATAGAGGAATGGCTCAAACCTTTCATATGGAAGGGATCCAAAATGATACCTGTACCGCTGAAAGAATTTATGAACCCGAACATCCATACTTAGAAAATACAATTCCTTCAATAGAAGCTGCTTTTAAAGCAGGCGCAGATATTGTTGAATTTGATGTACACCCTACAAAAGATGGTCAATTTGCTGTATTTCATGATTGGACACTTGAATGTAGAACAAACGGTAATGGTGTTACACGTGAACATACAATGGAAGAGTTAAAACAATTAGATGTAGGCTATGGTTATACAGCTAACGGAGGTAATACTTATCCTTTCCGTGGCCAAGGAATCGGAATGATGCCTACACTTGATGAAGTATTAACACAATTTCAAAAGCAAGCTTTTTTAATACATATTAAAAGCGACGACCCTAATGAAGGAAAACAACTAGCTCAGTATCTCTCCCGCTTAGATGAAGCCCAATTAAGCCAATTATCGGTCTATGGAGGGGATGCACCAATTGCCGTATTAAAGCAGCATCTACCATCCCTTCGAGTCATGTCATTAGAAACTATGAAGAGTTGTTTACTCCCTTATTTGGCTGTCGGTTGGACGGGATATGTTCCTAATTCTTGTCAAAATACACAATTGCATATACCAGAGAAATACGCACCATTAATGTGGGGGTATCCTAATAAGTTCGTAACTCGGATGAAAAATTCAAATACACGTGTGATCCTTGTAGCTGGTGATGGTGGTTGGTCTGAAGGTTTTGATAATGAACAAGATTTAGAAAGGCTGCCTTTAGATTATACAGGTGGCATATGGACCAATCGAATTGACATTATAGCCCCTTTAATAAGTCATTAA
- a CDS encoding sensor histidine kinase encodes MDYELERLLVNALFILLPIFIFQMFWFDKDKVKSGLNKPAFAILLSLSIILCMSFPIEFFPGFMFDLRQVPFIIGALYGGYYFGAWFFITILTYRFMVGGEGVYVNFLVILLIATCVPFISKFYMKLKLDSKVLYSIAIAEICALLTISLAHFFSKTPFEYSTISMNYFIIQGLSMWVIVYLVETMRNNYLMRKELIKAEKMSILTQISASISHEVKNPITITQGFVEALEDEESHERRREYVCYALEELQRAQKIIYEFLALTKPELDSVQSINISQELSYSANLLKPYAKSHHVKIEVDGLEEDCMILGDTQKIRQCFINIIKNSIEAMENGGDLRLKAIKNSNKIYIDIIDNGVGMTSDEINQLGTPYFSTKEKGTGLGMMIVFNVIKNMNGEIKIESKKGKGTHFTLSFPLVS; translated from the coding sequence ATGGATTACGAATTGGAAAGGCTTCTTGTTAATGCATTATTTATTTTGTTACCCATCTTTATTTTCCAAATGTTTTGGTTTGACAAGGATAAGGTAAAATCAGGTTTGAATAAGCCAGCATTTGCAATATTATTATCTTTATCTATCATTTTGTGTATGAGTTTCCCAATTGAGTTTTTCCCAGGTTTCATGTTTGATTTACGACAAGTCCCCTTCATAATTGGTGCTTTGTATGGTGGGTATTATTTTGGTGCCTGGTTTTTTATTACGATATTAACTTATCGTTTCATGGTAGGAGGAGAAGGGGTTTATGTAAATTTTTTAGTAATCCTATTAATTGCAACATGCGTACCATTCATATCTAAATTTTATATGAAATTAAAGCTTGATAGTAAGGTTCTATACTCTATTGCTATTGCGGAAATTTGTGCGTTATTAACGATTTCCTTAGCTCACTTTTTTTCAAAAACACCATTTGAATATTCAACTATTTCGATGAATTATTTTATCATTCAAGGATTATCGATGTGGGTCATCGTATATTTAGTGGAAACAATGAGGAACAATTACCTTATGCGTAAAGAACTAATTAAAGCAGAGAAGATGAGTATATTAACTCAAATTTCAGCCAGTATTTCCCACGAAGTAAAAAACCCAATTACTATTACGCAAGGTTTTGTGGAGGCACTGGAAGATGAGGAGTCCCATGAAAGACGGCGTGAGTATGTTTGTTATGCATTAGAAGAACTACAACGCGCACAAAAAATTATCTATGAGTTTTTAGCATTAACTAAACCTGAACTAGATAGCGTTCAAAGTATCAATATATCCCAAGAACTTTCCTATTCAGCTAATTTGTTAAAACCTTATGCTAAATCACATCATGTAAAAATTGAAGTTGATGGGCTCGAAGAAGATTGTATGATACTAGGCGATACTCAAAAAATACGCCAATGTTTCATTAACATCATTAAAAATTCTATCGAAGCTATGGAAAATGGTGGGGATCTTCGATTAAAAGCAATTAAAAATAGCAATAAAATATATATTGATATTATTGACAATGGTGTTGGTATGACATCAGATGAAATCAACCAACTGGGCACTCCCTACTTTTCTACTAAAGAAAAAGGAACAGGACTGGGAATGATGATTGTTTTTAACGTTATTAAGAATATGAATGGTGAAATAAAAATCGAAAGTAAAAAAGGAAAAGGAACACATTTCACCCTTAGCTTCCCTTTGGTTTCATAG
- the ybaK gene encoding Cys-tRNA(Pro) deacylase encodes MASKTNAMRILDKQKIDYNILTYDASDGMVSGIDVAVKINRPHDMVYKTLVAYRDQNIYVFVIPVAKELDLKKAAKAAMEKKLEMLPVKDIQKWTGYIRGGCSPVGMKKNYPTYIDNSAIGLEKMIVSAGKIGTQLELKPHELIKTVQGQLLELIK; translated from the coding sequence ATGGCTAGTAAAACGAATGCAATGAGAATTCTAGATAAGCAGAAAATTGACTATAATATTTTAACTTATGATGCTAGTGATGGTATGGTTAGTGGAATCGATGTAGCTGTGAAGATAAATAGACCTCACGATATGGTATATAAAACCTTAGTTGCTTATCGGGACCAAAATATTTATGTGTTTGTTATTCCAGTTGCAAAAGAGTTAGATTTAAAAAAAGCCGCAAAGGCGGCTATGGAAAAGAAACTTGAGATGCTCCCTGTAAAAGACATCCAAAAATGGACTGGATATATCCGTGGTGGCTGCTCTCCTGTTGGCATGAAAAAGAATTACCCGACATACATAGACAATAGCGCTATAGGTTTAGAAAAAATGATAGTAAGTGCAGGGAAAATCGGTACTCAATTGGAACTAAAGCCACACGAACTTATTAAAACAGTACAGGGACAACTTTTAGAATTAATCAAGTAG
- a CDS encoding IclR family transcriptional regulator produces the protein MLGSIKNAINIINCFSTDTPELGVIDLAAQLNMNKSTVHHVVKSLTAEGILVKTKSRKYRLGSQLLGWGHTVTEQYKPFFMTIPYLDSLVKRTKEIVILATLENEEVCCLAKIEPNKRIKFDTKVGARKPLHCSGAGKLFLAHQSEKVIKKILSKKLEQLTENTITDPAILSIELEKIREQGYAIDNEESEFGLFSVSVPIYNFLGEVICSVSISGPEFRMSNKDYLDQLISQLLITSQSISTQCDF, from the coding sequence ATGCTTGGTTCTATAAAAAACGCAATAAATATTATTAATTGTTTCTCAACTGATACACCTGAATTAGGCGTTATCGATCTTGCAGCACAGTTAAACATGAACAAAAGCACCGTTCATCATGTTGTAAAGTCATTAACTGCTGAAGGTATTTTAGTAAAAACAAAATCAAGGAAATATCGGTTAGGATCCCAGTTACTTGGTTGGGGCCATACCGTAACAGAACAATACAAACCCTTCTTTATGACTATACCTTATTTAGATTCCCTAGTTAAAAGAACAAAAGAAATTGTTATACTAGCTACTTTAGAAAATGAGGAAGTTTGTTGCTTAGCAAAAATTGAACCAAATAAACGAATTAAATTTGATACTAAAGTTGGAGCACGAAAACCATTACACTGTTCAGGAGCTGGTAAATTATTTTTAGCTCATCAATCAGAAAAAGTAATAAAGAAGATATTATCGAAAAAGTTGGAGCAATTAACAGAAAATACGATAACAGACCCAGCCATATTATCTATAGAACTTGAAAAAATTCGCGAACAAGGCTACGCAATAGACAATGAAGAATCTGAATTTGGTTTATTTAGTGTATCTGTTCCGATTTATAATTTTCTAGGAGAGGTTATTTGTTCGGTCAGTATTTCAGGACCAGAATTTAGAATGAGTAATAAAGACTATTTAGATCAATTAATTTCGCAATTATTAATAACATCACAAAGCATATCTACTCAATGTGATTTTTAA
- a CDS encoding 3-hydroxybutyryl-CoA dehydrogenase translates to MSSEKIKIAVVGAGRMGRGIAHVFAYAGYEVNLVDIKSRSEDEKERVLLEALAEIKGNIMFLSSIGMIEESHIQTILNRIRVYGSNQFNQAVQGANVVFEAVPEILNVKQEAFSKICKVVSSDTVIASTTSSFLVNELAGFVDQSERFLNTHWLNPAYLIPLVEVSPSDFTRKEVVKSVTDLLDSIGKVPVVCAASPGFIVPRLQALTMNEAARLVEEGVATVEDVDKASKAGFGIRFAVLGLLEFIDWGGGDILYYASNYLKDSLKADRYTPPEIIASNMENGNIGMKTGKGFYEFPKEGLSDYQKETIHKFVDLLQHLGYLKPPVGEKIEIIE, encoded by the coding sequence ATGAGCAGCGAAAAGATTAAAATAGCCGTTGTTGGGGCGGGAAGAATGGGCAGGGGCATCGCGCATGTCTTTGCCTACGCAGGGTATGAAGTGAATCTTGTGGATATCAAATCACGTTCTGAAGATGAGAAAGAACGAGTTTTACTCGAGGCATTAGCTGAAATTAAAGGTAATATTATGTTTTTATCCTCCATTGGTATGATTGAAGAATCTCATATCCAGACCATCCTTAATAGAATTCGAGTCTACGGAAGTAATCAGTTTAATCAAGCTGTTCAAGGTGCGAATGTTGTATTTGAAGCAGTTCCGGAAATTCTTAATGTTAAACAGGAGGCATTTTCAAAGATTTGTAAGGTTGTTTCATCCGATACAGTGATTGCTTCAACAACCTCGTCATTCTTAGTGAACGAACTAGCGGGATTCGTTGACCAATCAGAACGTTTCTTAAATACACATTGGCTAAATCCAGCTTATCTCATCCCACTTGTAGAAGTAAGTCCGAGTGACTTTACACGAAAGGAGGTTGTGAAGAGCGTTACAGATTTACTAGATTCAATAGGTAAAGTACCGGTTGTATGCGCGGCTTCCCCGGGCTTTATTGTACCGCGATTGCAAGCGTTAACTATGAATGAAGCGGCGCGTTTAGTTGAAGAAGGTGTAGCAACGGTGGAGGATGTAGATAAAGCATCAAAAGCTGGCTTTGGTATTCGTTTTGCCGTATTAGGTTTGTTAGAATTTATCGATTGGGGCGGCGGCGATATCCTTTACTATGCTAGTAATTATTTGAAAGACTCGTTGAAGGCAGACCGCTATACACCGCCTGAAATTATCGCTAGTAATATGGAAAATGGAAATATTGGCATGAAAACTGGGAAAGGTTTTTATGAGTTTCCAAAAGAAGGTCTATCAGACTACCAAAAAGAAACGATTCACAAATTTGTCGATTTACTTCAGCATTTAGGTTACTTAAAACCCCCTGTGGGCGAAAAAATAGAAATCATCGAGTAA